From Gemmatimonadota bacterium, a single genomic window includes:
- the lpxA gene encoding acyl-ACP--UDP-N-acetylglucosamine O-acyltransferase: protein MTDTTTEVQIHPTAIVHPDAELGAGCSIGPYTIVEPNVTIGAGTQIASSALIGAHTRIGAECRIYHGAVVGSIPQDQKFIGEQSTLEIGDRTSIREFTTLNRGTSALGKTVIGSDTLVMAYVHVAHDCVIGNRVILANGTQLGGHVEIEDFAITGGLVAVHQFVRIGRNAFISGGGMVTKDICPYVKYGHDPLKPVSLNTIGLKRCGFSEEAIRTLKRAYRLLHRSSLNISQAVIAVTAEVEQTDEVKYLLAFIEESAQRSKRYGRGLTS, encoded by the coding sequence GTGACGGACACTACCACCGAAGTCCAGATTCATCCCACGGCCATCGTGCATCCCGACGCGGAGTTGGGAGCCGGCTGCAGTATCGGTCCCTACACGATCGTGGAACCCAACGTGACTATAGGGGCGGGTACCCAGATCGCATCCAGCGCGCTGATCGGCGCCCATACCCGTATCGGCGCGGAGTGCAGGATCTATCACGGGGCCGTTGTGGGATCGATCCCCCAGGATCAGAAATTCATTGGCGAGCAGTCCACCCTGGAGATCGGAGACCGGACTTCCATCCGGGAGTTCACCACGCTGAATCGCGGGACCAGCGCCCTGGGAAAGACGGTGATCGGAAGCGATACCCTGGTCATGGCCTACGTGCACGTCGCCCACGACTGCGTAATCGGCAACCGGGTGATCCTCGCAAATGGCACGCAACTGGGCGGCCACGTGGAAATCGAGGACTTCGCCATAACCGGCGGACTCGTCGCGGTTCACCAGTTCGTCCGGATCGGGCGGAACGCCTTCATCAGCGGGGGCGGCATGGTTACCAAGGACATTTGCCCGTACGTCAAGTACGGCCACGATCCGCTGAAGCCCGTTTCACTCAACACCATCGGCCTGAAGCGCTGCGGGTTTTCCGAGGAAGCCATACGTACGCTCAAAAGGGCCTATCGACTGCTCCACCGGTCCTCGCTCAACATCTCCCAGGCGGTGATCGCGGTGACCGCGGAAGTGGAACAGACTGATGAAGTCAAATACCTGCTCGCGTTTATAGAAGAAAGCGCGCAGCGCAGCAAGCGGTACGGCCGTGGCCTGACGTCCTGA
- a CDS encoding amidohydrolase, with translation MRSTGKGMLLILGMLFVTAMPRNAAAQQDNVAVLVKKHRAEAIRMREQIHQNPELGNREFKTAKLVADHLTALGIEIRTGVAHTGVVGVLKGGRPGPVVAIRADMDALPVTEETVLPFRSTVRTTYLGKEVGVMHACGHDVHTAVQLGVASILADMQDDLPGTVKFIFQPAEEGAPPGEEGGADLMVRENVLQDPAPEAIFGLHALPSLEVGTVGYTIGPAMAAVDHFIIKVRGKQAHGARPEEGIDPVVMASEIVLALQTIRSRTLSPLEPSVVTVGIFRGGERFNIIPREVHLEGTVRTYNPEVRDTVERRMNSILEGITGAYGGSFVLDYDRGTPSVINDPTLSREMAGYLTGAPGVEQVLELPPTMGGEDFAYFANVIPGFFYRLGTTRPGQSSGGLHTPTMTADSESVGVGMRVMTHLVLEFLNARAPR, from the coding sequence ATGCGAAGCACAGGGAAAGGGATGCTGCTCATCCTGGGCATGTTGTTCGTCACCGCCATGCCACGGAACGCGGCCGCCCAGCAGGATAACGTGGCCGTCCTGGTGAAAAAACACAGGGCGGAAGCCATCCGCATGCGAGAGCAGATCCATCAGAACCCCGAGCTGGGCAACCGGGAGTTCAAGACGGCGAAGCTGGTGGCGGACCATCTCACCGCGTTGGGCATCGAGATCCGGACGGGCGTCGCCCATACCGGCGTGGTCGGTGTGCTGAAGGGCGGACGGCCGGGGCCGGTAGTAGCCATCCGGGCGGACATGGACGCGCTGCCCGTGACGGAGGAGACGGTATTGCCCTTCAGGTCGACCGTACGCACGACCTATCTGGGCAAGGAAGTGGGCGTGATGCACGCCTGCGGACATGACGTGCATACCGCCGTACAGTTGGGCGTGGCCTCCATACTGGCCGACATGCAAGACGACCTGCCCGGCACCGTCAAGTTCATCTTCCAACCGGCGGAAGAAGGAGCGCCGCCCGGTGAAGAGGGCGGCGCGGACCTGATGGTGCGGGAGAACGTCCTCCAGGATCCGGCGCCCGAAGCGATATTCGGCTTGCACGCACTGCCTTCACTGGAAGTGGGCACAGTCGGATATACCATCGGGCCGGCCATGGCCGCCGTCGACCATTTCATTATAAAGGTCCGGGGCAAGCAGGCCCACGGCGCCCGTCCGGAAGAGGGTATCGATCCAGTCGTCATGGCTTCCGAGATCGTGCTCGCCCTGCAGACGATCCGGTCCCGCACCCTGTCGCCCCTCGAGCCCAGCGTGGTCACGGTGGGTATCTTCCGCGGCGGCGAGCGCTTCAACATCATTCCCCGGGAAGTCCATCTCGAGGGGACTGTACGCACCTACAACCCCGAGGTCAGGGACACGGTGGAGCGCCGGATGAACTCCATCCTGGAAGGTATTACCGGAGCCTATGGCGGTTCCTTCGTATTGGACTACGACCGCGGCACCCCTTCCGTGATCAACGACCCGACACTGTCCCGGGAAATGGCCGGCTACCTGACAGGTGCGCCCGGTGTCGAGCAGGTACTGGAACTGCCCCCGACCATGGGCGGCGAGGATTTCGCCTATTTCGCCAATGTCATACCCGGGTTCTTCTACCGGCTCGGTACCACCCGGCCTGGCCAGTCTTCGGGCGGCTTGCACACCCCGACCATGACGGCGGACAGCGAATCCGTGGGGGTGGGCATGCGCGTGATGACCCACCTGGTGCTGGAGTTCCTGAATGCCAGGGCGCCGAGGTAG